A single genomic interval of Streptomyces showdoensis harbors:
- a CDS encoding ABC transporter permease, with amino-acid sequence MPDVTKTATAVDGAVATPSVDAPAQPAKPEKTRSLWGDAWSDLRRNPYFIISAVMIFFLLLIAAFPSLFTSASPTSGDLVKHFLGKPELGNIGSPEWLGYDGQGRSVYARLIHGTRASIIVGVCVTLVVTIFGGLVGMLAGYFGGAIDAVLSRITDIFFGIPFLLGAMVVLQSFTERTVWVVVGALAFLGWTQMARVMRGAVITVKQADYVHAATALGAGTARILFRHILPNAMAPLIVVATISLGGYISAEATLSYLGLGLASPTVSWGVDISTAVDQIRVSPHILLWPSIMLSITVLAFIMLGEAVRNALDPKMR; translated from the coding sequence ATGCCTGACGTGACCAAGACCGCGACCGCCGTCGACGGCGCCGTCGCCACCCCCTCGGTGGACGCGCCCGCGCAGCCCGCGAAGCCGGAGAAGACCCGCAGCCTCTGGGGCGACGCCTGGTCGGACCTGCGCCGCAACCCGTACTTCATCATCTCCGCGGTGATGATCTTCTTCCTGCTGCTGATCGCCGCCTTCCCGAGCCTGTTCACCAGCGCCTCGCCGACCAGCGGCGACCTGGTGAAGCACTTCCTCGGCAAGCCCGAGCTGGGCAACATCGGCTCGCCCGAGTGGCTCGGTTACGACGGCCAGGGCCGTTCCGTGTACGCCCGGCTGATCCACGGCACCCGTGCCTCGATCATCGTCGGCGTCTGCGTCACGCTGGTCGTCACGATCTTCGGCGGTCTCGTCGGCATGCTGGCCGGTTACTTCGGCGGTGCGATCGACGCGGTCCTCTCCCGGATCACCGACATCTTCTTCGGCATCCCGTTCCTGCTCGGCGCCATGGTCGTGCTGCAGTCCTTCACGGAGCGCACCGTCTGGGTCGTCGTCGGAGCGCTGGCCTTCCTCGGCTGGACCCAGATGGCCCGCGTGATGCGCGGTGCCGTGATCACGGTCAAGCAGGCCGACTACGTCCACGCCGCCACGGCGCTGGGCGCCGGCACCGCGCGGATCCTGTTCCGGCACATCCTGCCGAACGCCATGGCCCCGCTGATCGTCGTCGCCACCATCTCGCTCGGCGGCTACATCTCGGCCGAGGCGACCCTGTCCTACCTGGGCCTCGGCCTCGCCTCCCCGACCGTCTCCTGGGGCGTCGACATCTCCACTGCCGTCGACCAGATCCGAGTGTCCCCGCACATCCTGCTGTGGCCCTCGATCATGCTGAGCATCACCGTGCTGGCATTCATCATGCTCGGCGAAGCGGTCCGCAACGCCCTCGACCCGAAGATGCGCTGA
- a CDS encoding ABC transporter permease: MGRYVARRLLQMIPVFLGTTLLIFLMVHSLPGDPVLAMFGDKGADPATLAAKRHELGLDKSLPEQYFAYMRDMILHFDFGTQIRNGRPVTEVLGEAFPVTLQLAFLAFTFELLFGIGLGIIAGLRAGRLADNAILIFTLLIISIPVFVLGFLIKMQFAFNLGWIAPNVSTEVNWDELIAPAIVLGGLSLAYVARLTRTTMAENLRADYMRTAIAKGLPKRRIIGVHLMRNSMIPVVTFLGTDIGALMGGAVVTEKIFNIKGVGGLIAESISRREGTTLVGLVTILVIVYLVTSLLIDLLYAVLDPRIRYA; encoded by the coding sequence ATGGGGCGCTATGTCGCACGACGACTGCTCCAGATGATCCCGGTTTTCCTCGGGACAACCCTGCTGATCTTCCTCATGGTGCACAGCCTGCCCGGTGATCCCGTGCTGGCGATGTTCGGTGACAAGGGCGCAGATCCTGCGACCCTCGCCGCCAAGCGCCATGAGCTGGGTCTCGACAAGTCGCTGCCGGAGCAGTACTTCGCCTATATGCGGGACATGATCCTGCACTTCGACTTCGGTACCCAGATCCGCAACGGCCGTCCGGTCACCGAGGTGCTGGGTGAGGCGTTCCCCGTCACGCTCCAGCTGGCCTTCCTGGCCTTCACGTTCGAGCTGCTCTTCGGCATCGGCCTCGGCATCATCGCCGGTCTGCGGGCCGGCCGCCTGGCCGACAACGCCATCCTGATCTTCACGCTGCTGATCATCTCGATCCCGGTCTTCGTGCTCGGCTTCCTCATCAAGATGCAGTTCGCGTTCAACCTGGGCTGGATCGCGCCGAACGTCTCCACCGAGGTCAACTGGGACGAGCTCATCGCCCCGGCCATCGTCCTCGGCGGTCTCTCACTCGCCTACGTGGCGCGACTGACCCGGACCACCATGGCGGAGAACCTGCGCGCCGACTACATGCGCACGGCCATCGCCAAGGGCCTCCCGAAGCGCCGCATCATCGGTGTGCACCTGATGCGCAACTCGATGATCCCGGTCGTCACCTTCCTGGGCACCGACATCGGCGCCCTCATGGGCGGCGCGGTCGTCACCGAGAAGATCTTCAACATCAAGGGCGTCGGTGGTCTGATCGCGGAGTCGATCTCCCGCCGCGAGGGCACCACCCTGGTCGGCCTCGTCACCATCCTGGTGATCGTCTACCTCGTCACCAGCCTGCTCATCGACCTGCTGTACGCGGTCCTGGACCCGAGGATCCGTTATGCCTGA